Proteins from a single region of Limosilactobacillus fermentum:
- the rpsH gene encoding 30S ribosomal protein S8, translating into MSMSDPIADFLTRIRNANMAHHDSVEVPASKMKKDIAEILKQEGFIRDVEYVEDNKQGIIRVFLKYGQDGERVISGLKRISKPGLRSYVKADAVPKVLNGLGIAIISTSNGVVTDKVARAKKVGGEVVAYIW; encoded by the coding sequence ATGTCTATGAGTGATCCAATCGCAGATTTCTTAACTCGGATCCGCAATGCCAACATGGCACACCACGATTCAGTTGAAGTACCTGCATCCAAGATGAAGAAGGACATCGCCGAAATCTTGAAGCAAGAAGGTTTCATCCGCGATGTTGAATACGTTGAAGACAACAAGCAAGGCATCATCCGCGTATTCTTGAAGTACGGCCAAGACGGCGAACGCGTTATTTCCGGTTTAAAGCGGATTTCCAAGCCGGGTCTTCGCTCCTACGTTAAGGCAGACGCTGTGCCGAAGGTCTTAAACGGCTTAGGGATTGCCATCATTTCTACGTCCAACGGCGTGGTTACTGATAAGGTTGCCCGTGCTAAGAAGGTCGGCGGCGAAGTCGTTGCCTACATTTGGTAA
- a CDS encoding adenylate kinase, protein MNLVLMGLPGAGKGTQAQLIVKDFDIPHISTGDIFRAAIKNQTPMGVEAKKFIDKGELVPDEVTNGIVQERLAQDDTKDGFMLDGFPRNLAQADALNAMLVDSDRQLDAVINIHVRPEVLVERLSGRFICRNCGTTYHRLYNPTKVEGTCDVCGGHDFYQRDDDKPETVKNRLDVNIKLNTPLIDFYKKQGVLYTIDGEQDIDKVYQAVKEVLTNL, encoded by the coding sequence ATGAACCTTGTGTTAATGGGGCTGCCGGGTGCCGGTAAGGGAACCCAGGCCCAATTAATCGTTAAGGACTTTGATATCCCGCACATTTCAACCGGGGATATCTTCCGGGCTGCCATCAAGAACCAAACGCCGATGGGTGTTGAAGCAAAGAAGTTCATCGATAAGGGTGAACTGGTTCCTGATGAGGTTACCAACGGGATCGTTCAAGAGCGCCTAGCGCAAGACGATACCAAGGATGGATTTATGTTGGACGGGTTCCCCCGGAACCTCGCCCAAGCTGATGCACTAAACGCAATGCTTGTGGACAGTGATCGCCAACTGGACGCCGTGATCAACATTCACGTTCGTCCGGAAGTTTTAGTTGAACGACTTAGTGGTCGGTTTATCTGCCGGAACTGTGGGACAACATACCACCGTCTCTACAACCCGACGAAGGTTGAAGGCACTTGCGATGTCTGCGGGGGCCACGACTTCTACCAGCGGGACGACGATAAGCCGGAAACTGTCAAGAACCGGTTAGACGTCAACATTAAACTGAATACGCCACTGATTGACTTCTACAAGAAGCAAGGTGTGTTATACACCATCGATGGCGAACAAGATATCGATAAGGTTTACCAAGCCGTTAAGGAAGTTC
- the rplE gene encoding 50S ribosomal protein L5 — MENRLKAKYENEVRPSLIEKFDYSSVMAAPKLEKIVLNMGVGDATQNSKNLDEAVEELGLISGQKPLITKAKKSIAGFRLREGMAIGAKVTLRGTRMYDFLDKLVNVSLPRVRDFRGVSNKAFDGRGNYTLGVREQLIFPEIDYDNVNRVRGLDIVIVTTANSDEEAHELLAQLGMPFAK; from the coding sequence ATGGAAAACCGTTTAAAAGCTAAGTACGAAAACGAAGTTCGCCCATCTTTGATTGAAAAGTTTGATTACTCTTCAGTTATGGCTGCTCCCAAGCTCGAAAAGATCGTCTTGAACATGGGGGTTGGGGACGCAACGCAAAACTCCAAGAACCTTGACGAAGCCGTTGAAGAACTTGGGCTTATCTCCGGTCAAAAGCCACTGATCACTAAGGCCAAGAAGTCCATCGCCGGCTTCCGTCTTCGTGAAGGGATGGCTATCGGTGCCAAGGTTACTCTGCGGGGCACGCGGATGTACGACTTCTTGGACAAGTTAGTTAACGTTTCCTTGCCACGGGTTCGTGACTTCCGTGGGGTTTCCAACAAGGCCTTTGATGGTCGTGGTAACTACACGTTGGGTGTTCGGGAACAACTGATCTTCCCAGAAATCGATTACGATAACGTTAACCGTGTTCGTGGTTTGGACATCGTCATCGTTACGACTGCTAACAGCGACGAAGAAGCTCACGAATTACTGGCCCAATTAGGGATGCCATTTGCTAAGTAA
- the rpsS gene encoding 30S ribosomal protein S19 → MGRSLKKGPFADASLLKKVEAQADSDKKTVIKTWSRRSTIFPSFIGYTFAVYDGRKHVPVYVQEDMVGHKLGEFVPTRTFRGHAADDKKTGRK, encoded by the coding sequence ATGGGTCGTAGTTTAAAGAAGGGACCTTTTGCAGATGCTTCTTTATTAAAGAAGGTTGAAGCTCAAGCAGATAGCGACAAGAAGACCGTCATTAAGACCTGGTCACGTCGGTCCACGATCTTCCCGAGCTTTATCGGATACACGTTCGCAGTATATGATGGTCGGAAGCACGTGCCAGTTTACGTACAAGAAGACATGGTAGGTCACAAGCTTGGTGAATTCGTACCAACGCGGACTTTCCGTGGTCACGCTGCCGATGACAAGAAGACTGGTCGTAAGTAA
- the rplD gene encoding 50S ribosomal protein L4 has product MTSVALFKQDGSQNGTVELNDSVFSVEANESAEFDAILRQRASLRQGTHAVKNRSAVRGGGKKPWRQKGTGRARQGSIRAPQFRGGGIVFGPTPRSYNYALPRKVRQLAIKSALSQKVANDKFVVVDGLNFDAPKTKEFAGVMNNLKVSERVLVVVTDEDKNAQLSARNLPKTTVVTPAGVNILNVVDAQKIIITQSALSQVEEVLA; this is encoded by the coding sequence ATGACTAGTGTTGCATTATTCAAGCAAGACGGTAGCCAAAACGGCACTGTTGAACTGAACGACAGCGTATTTTCTGTTGAAGCAAACGAATCCGCTGAATTCGATGCGATTCTTCGCCAACGTGCTTCCCTGCGTCAAGGGACTCACGCGGTTAAGAACCGTTCCGCAGTTCGCGGTGGTGGGAAGAAGCCTTGGCGTCAAAAGGGTACTGGTCGTGCCCGTCAAGGTTCCATCCGCGCACCTCAATTCCGTGGCGGTGGGATCGTCTTTGGCCCAACCCCTCGTTCCTACAACTACGCATTACCACGTAAGGTTCGTCAATTAGCCATCAAGTCAGCCCTTTCCCAAAAGGTTGCCAACGACAAGTTCGTTGTTGTTGATGGTTTGAACTTTGACGCACCAAAGACGAAGGAATTCGCTGGCGTAATGAACAACCTCAAGGTTAGCGAAAGGGTCTTAGTTGTGGTTACTGACGAAGACAAGAACGCTCAATTATCAGCACGCAACCTGCCGAAGACGACGGTTGTGACGCCAGCTGGTGTGAACATCTTGAACGTCGTTGACGCCCAAAAGATCATCATTACCCAGTCAGCTCTTTCTCAAGTAGAGGAGGTGCTCGCATAA
- the rpmC gene encoding 50S ribosomal protein L29 — MKTKDYVQELNGLTTEQLLNREKELKEQLFNLRFQLATGQLENTASLKTVRKNIARVKTVLRQQELNN; from the coding sequence ATGAAGACTAAAGATTACGTACAAGAACTGAATGGATTAACCACTGAGCAATTGCTGAACCGTGAGAAGGAATTGAAGGAACAATTGTTTAACTTACGTTTCCAATTAGCAACCGGCCAGTTGGAAAACACTGCAAGCCTTAAGACTGTTCGCAAGAACATCGCACGGGTTAAGACGGTTCTTCGCCAACAAGAATTAAACAACTAG
- the rplO gene encoding 50S ribosomal protein L15, with the protein MQLNELKPVAGSRFKRLRKGRGLSSGHGFTSGRGTKGQKAHGKTRLGFEGGQMPLYRQKPKRGFTSMNHKDFALVSLTTLNQFEDGAEVTPEVLVANGVIKNVKSGVKVLATGKLEKKLTVKANKFSASAVKAIEAAGGTTEVI; encoded by the coding sequence ATGCAATTAAACGAATTAAAGCCTGTTGCTGGCTCACGTTTCAAGCGGCTTCGTAAGGGTCGTGGCCTTTCTTCCGGTCACGGTTTCACTTCTGGTCGTGGGACGAAGGGTCAAAAGGCGCACGGTAAGACCCGTCTTGGGTTTGAAGGGGGCCAAATGCCTCTCTACCGGCAAAAGCCAAAGCGTGGTTTCACCAGCATGAACCACAAAGACTTCGCCCTTGTTTCCCTGACGACGCTTAACCAATTCGAAGACGGCGCTGAAGTTACGCCAGAAGTTCTGGTTGCAAACGGCGTGATCAAGAACGTTAAGAGTGGCGTTAAGGTTTTGGCAACTGGGAAGCTTGAAAAGAAGCTGACCGTTAAGGCTAACAAGTTCTCTGCTTCAGCCGTTAAGGCAATTGAAGCTGCCGGTGGTACGACTGAGGTGATCTAA
- the rplP gene encoding 50S ribosomal protein L16, translating into MLVPKRVKHRKVQRGKMRGEAKGGKTVTFGEFGLQALDSHWISNRQIEAARIAMTRYMKRGGKVWIKIFPHLSYTSKGVGTRMGNGKGAPEGWVAPVKRMKVMFEVAGVPEEVAREALRLAGNKLPVRTKIVKREEVGGQSNED; encoded by the coding sequence ATGCTAGTACCAAAGCGAGTAAAGCACCGTAAGGTTCAACGCGGTAAGATGCGTGGGGAAGCCAAGGGTGGTAAGACCGTTACTTTTGGTGAATTCGGTCTGCAAGCTCTCGATTCTCACTGGATTTCTAACCGGCAGATCGAAGCCGCTCGTATTGCCATGACGCGTTACATGAAGCGTGGTGGTAAGGTTTGGATCAAGATCTTCCCACACCTTTCTTACACTAGTAAGGGTGTTGGTACCCGGATGGGTAACGGTAAGGGTGCTCCTGAAGGTTGGGTAGCCCCTGTTAAGCGTATGAAGGTGATGTTCGAAGTTGCTGGGGTTCCTGAAGAAGTTGCCCGTGAAGCCCTTCGTCTTGCCGGAAACAAGTTGCCAGTTCGCACTAAGATCGTTAAGCGTGAGGAAGTAGGTGGACAATCTAATGAAGACTAA
- the rplN gene encoding 50S ribosomal protein L14, producing the protein MIQQESRLKVADNSGAREILVIKILGGSRVKTGNIGDIIVATVKQATPGGVVKKGDVVKAVVVRTKHGLHRKDGSYIKFDENAAVLINNDKSPKGTRIFGPIARELRDDDYMKIISLAPEVL; encoded by the coding sequence GTGATTCAACAAGAAAGTCGGTTGAAGGTCGCAGATAACTCCGGTGCCCGCGAAATCCTGGTCATCAAGATTTTGGGTGGTTCCCGTGTTAAGACCGGTAATATTGGTGACATTATTGTTGCTACTGTAAAACAAGCAACACCAGGTGGCGTTGTCAAAAAGGGTGACGTTGTGAAGGCCGTTGTCGTACGGACTAAGCATGGTCTGCACCGTAAGGATGGTTCCTACATCAAGTTTGATGAAAACGCAGCCGTTCTGATCAACAACGACAAGAGCCCAAAGGGTACCCGTATTTTTGGCCCAATCGCTCGTGAGTTACGTGACGATGACTACATGAAGATCATCTCACTGGCCCCAGAAGTTCTGTAA
- the rpsC gene encoding 30S ribosomal protein S3, protein MGQKINPNGFRVGVIRDWTAKWYADKNYAAYLNEDLRIRKYIEKRLADASVSTVEIERAANRVNVSIHTAKPGMVIGKGGSEVEALRKELNNLTNKRVHINVVEIKKPDLDAHLVGESVAEQLENRIAFRRAMRGAMQRTMRAGAKGIKIQVAGRLNGADMSRIESYSDGTVPLHTLRADIDYSWDEAHTTYGVLGIKTWIYRGEVLPAKKNNEAKGGN, encoded by the coding sequence GTGGGTCAAAAGATTAATCCTAATGGTTTCCGTGTTGGGGTCATTCGCGACTGGACTGCTAAGTGGTACGCAGATAAGAACTACGCCGCTTACCTGAACGAAGACCTTCGGATCCGTAAATACATCGAAAAGCGACTTGCTGACGCCTCTGTATCAACCGTGGAAATTGAACGTGCTGCTAACCGCGTAAACGTATCAATTCACACTGCCAAGCCAGGGATGGTTATTGGTAAGGGTGGTTCAGAAGTTGAAGCACTTCGCAAGGAACTTAACAACCTGACCAACAAGCGGGTTCACATCAACGTGGTTGAAATTAAGAAGCCAGACCTTGATGCACACCTGGTTGGTGAAAGTGTTGCTGAACAACTTGAAAACCGGATTGCATTCCGTCGTGCGATGCGTGGTGCTATGCAACGTACTATGCGTGCCGGTGCCAAGGGGATCAAGATTCAAGTTGCCGGCCGTTTGAACGGTGCCGACATGTCTCGGATCGAATCCTACTCTGATGGGACTGTTCCTTTGCACACGCTTCGCGCAGATATCGACTACTCCTGGGACGAAGCTCACACTACCTACGGGGTTCTGGGGATCAAGACCTGGATCTACCGTGGTGAAGTTCTCCCAGCTAAGAAGAACAACGAAGCTAAGGGAGGGAACTAA
- the rplB gene encoding 50S ribosomal protein L2 encodes MGIRKYKGTTNGRRNMNGYDFAEITKTTPEKSLLAPLKHTAGRNNAGKMTVRHRGGGTKRQYRIIDFKRIKDDVPATVKAIEYDPNRTANIALLGYADGTKSYILAPKGLKVGMTVQSGPDADIKVGNTLPLKNIPVGTVIHNIELKPGKGGQLTRSAGTSAQLLGKEEKYVLVRLSSGEVRMILAACRATIGSIGNDEHGLLVKGKAGRSRYAGQRPHVRGSVMNPNDHPHGGGEGKAPVGLPSPLSPWGKKTVGKKTRSHKARSNKFIVRGRKRGPHTR; translated from the coding sequence GTGGGAATTCGCAAATACAAAGGCACCACTAACGGACGCCGTAACATGAACGGTTACGACTTCGCGGAAATCACGAAGACGACGCCGGAAAAGTCGTTATTGGCTCCGCTCAAGCACACCGCTGGTCGTAACAACGCTGGTAAGATGACCGTTCGTCACCGTGGTGGTGGTACGAAGCGTCAATACCGGATTATCGACTTCAAGCGGATCAAGGATGATGTTCCAGCAACTGTTAAGGCCATTGAATATGACCCGAACCGAACTGCTAACATCGCATTGCTTGGTTACGCTGACGGGACTAAGTCTTACATCCTTGCACCGAAGGGTCTCAAGGTTGGGATGACTGTTCAATCTGGTCCGGATGCAGATATCAAGGTTGGTAACACGTTACCGCTGAAGAACATTCCAGTTGGTACTGTTATTCACAACATCGAACTTAAGCCGGGTAAGGGTGGTCAATTGACCCGTTCTGCCGGTACTTCTGCTCAACTTCTTGGTAAGGAAGAAAAGTACGTTCTGGTACGTCTTTCTTCTGGTGAAGTTCGGATGATCCTGGCTGCTTGCCGGGCAACGATTGGGTCGATCGGTAACGATGAACACGGTCTGCTCGTTAAGGGTAAGGCTGGTCGTTCTCGTTACGCTGGTCAACGTCCTCACGTTCGTGGTTCTGTTATGAACCCTAACGATCACCCACATGGTGGTGGTGAAGGTAAGGCTCCAGTTGGTTTACCATCTCCACTCTCCCCATGGGGTAAGAAGACTGTTGGTAAGAAGACTCGTTCACACAAGGCTCGTTCCAACAAGTTCATTGTTCGTGGGCGTAAGCGTGGTCCACACACGCGTTAA
- the rpmD gene encoding 50S ribosomal protein L30 yields MAKVKVTLIRSVAHRQPTQRRTVKALGLGKLHSSVILPDNAATRGAIFKVAHLVSIEEVK; encoded by the coding sequence ATGGCTAAAGTTAAAGTTACTTTAATCCGCAGTGTTGCCCACCGTCAGCCGACTCAACGCCGGACCGTTAAGGCTCTGGGGCTGGGCAAGCTTCACAGCTCCGTTATCCTCCCAGATAACGCGGCTACTCGTGGTGCAATCTTTAAGGTTGCGCACTTAGTTTCCATCGAGGAAGTTAAGTAA
- the rplV gene encoding 50S ribosomal protein L22: protein MAENVTSAKATAKMVRVSSRKVRLVLDTIRNKSVAEAFAILKFTPNGAASDVEKVLKSAVANAENNFDLDQASLVVSEAFANEGPTLKRFRPRAKGSASPINKRTSHITVVVAEK, encoded by the coding sequence ATGGCTGAAAACGTTACTTCAGCTAAGGCAACTGCTAAGATGGTCCGTGTATCATCTCGCAAGGTACGCCTGGTGCTTGACACCATCCGTAACAAGTCCGTTGCCGAAGCATTTGCTATTCTGAAGTTCACTCCAAACGGGGCTGCTTCAGACGTCGAAAAAGTTTTGAAATCTGCTGTTGCAAACGCTGAAAACAACTTTGACCTGGACCAAGCATCCTTGGTTGTAAGCGAAGCCTTTGCTAACGAAGGACCAACCTTAAAGCGGTTCCGTCCACGCGCCAAGGGTTCTGCTTCTCCAATTAACAAGCGGACCAGTCACATCACAGTGGTTGTTGCAGAAAAGTAG
- the rplW gene encoding 50S ribosomal protein L23, translating into MEARDIILRPVITEASTAAMDNKRYTFDVDLRATKTQVKNAVEEIFDVKVVKVNIMNVKGKQKRQGRYVGYTKRRRKAIVQLSADSNEIKLFGDDNE; encoded by the coding sequence ATGGAAGCACGCGATATCATTTTACGTCCTGTAATTACGGAAGCCTCCACGGCTGCCATGGACAACAAGCGTTACACGTTCGACGTTGATTTACGAGCAACTAAGACGCAAGTCAAGAACGCCGTTGAAGAAATCTTCGACGTTAAGGTTGTGAAGGTTAACATCATGAACGTTAAGGGAAAGCAAAAGCGCCAAGGCCGTTACGTCGGCTACACGAAGCGCCGTCGTAAGGCGATCGTTCAGCTTTCTGCTGACTCCAACGAAATCAAGTTATTCGGCGACGATAACGAATAA
- the rpsQ gene encoding 30S ribosomal protein S17, with product MSDERNARKVYQGRVVSDKMDKTITVVIDTYKSAPIYGKRVKYSKKYYAHDANNEAHVGDTVQIMETRPLSAKKRFRLVKVVEKAVIL from the coding sequence ATGAGTGACGAACGTAATGCACGTAAGGTGTACCAAGGTCGCGTTGTTTCTGACAAGATGGACAAGACGATCACGGTCGTAATTGACACCTACAAGAGCGCGCCGATCTACGGCAAGCGGGTTAAGTACTCCAAGAAGTACTACGCTCACGACGCTAACAACGAAGCCCACGTTGGTGATACTGTTCAAATCATGGAAACGCGGCCGCTGTCTGCTAAGAAGCGTTTCCGGCTTGTTAAGGTCGTAGAAAAGGCCGTTATCTTATAA
- the rpsE gene encoding 30S ribosomal protein S5, with protein sequence MASSSYIDPAKLDLDDQVVSINRITKVVKGGRRLRFAALVVVGDHNGHVGFGTGKAQEVPEAIRKASAAAQKNLIKVPTVGTTIPHEVIGTYGGGKIMLKPAVEGSGVTAGGAVRNVMELAGVNDVTSKRLGSNTPINVVRATFEGLKALKSAEEVSKLRGTSVDHLAE encoded by the coding sequence ATGGCATCATCATCATACATTGATCCAGCTAAGTTGGATCTTGACGATCAAGTTGTTTCCATCAACCGGATTACCAAGGTTGTTAAGGGTGGTCGTCGTCTCCGCTTTGCAGCCCTCGTGGTTGTCGGTGACCACAATGGCCACGTCGGCTTCGGTACTGGGAAGGCCCAAGAAGTTCCGGAAGCAATCCGCAAGGCTTCTGCAGCCGCTCAAAAGAATCTGATCAAGGTTCCAACCGTTGGAACGACCATTCCGCACGAAGTTATCGGTACTTACGGCGGTGGGAAGATCATGTTAAAGCCAGCCGTTGAAGGTTCCGGGGTTACCGCCGGTGGGGCCGTTCGTAACGTGATGGAACTTGCAGGGGTTAACGACGTTACCTCAAAGCGGTTAGGTTCCAACACGCCGATCAACGTTGTTCGTGCTACTTTTGAAGGTCTCAAGGCCTTGAAGAGTGCCGAAGAAGTTTCCAAGCTGCGCGGCACATCCGTTGACCACCTGGCAGAATAG
- the rplR gene encoding 50S ribosomal protein L18, giving the protein MTVVISKPDKNKIRQRRHMRVRGKISGTAERPRLSVYRSNKNIYAQLIDDVKGVTLASASTQDTEVSGKTKTEQAAGVGALIAKRGVEKNVTTVVFDRGGYLYHGRVQALAEAARENGLQF; this is encoded by the coding sequence GTGACAGTTGTGATTTCTAAACCAGACAAGAACAAGATCCGTCAACGCCGTCACATGCGCGTTCGCGGTAAGATCTCTGGTACTGCAGAGCGCCCACGTTTAAGTGTTTACCGTTCTAACAAAAACATTTACGCTCAATTAATTGATGACGTAAAGGGTGTGACGCTCGCAAGTGCCTCAACCCAAGATACTGAAGTAAGTGGTAAGACTAAGACCGAACAAGCTGCCGGTGTTGGTGCCCTGATCGCTAAGCGTGGGGTTGAAAAGAACGTTACCACTGTTGTGTTTGACCGTGGGGGTTACCTTTACCATGGTCGGGTACAAGCTTTAGCAGAAGCCGCTCGTGAAAACGGGCTTCAATTCTAA
- the secY gene encoding preprotein translocase subunit SecY has translation MFTTVKNAFRVKEIRHRIFFTLFVLIVYRLGASITVPGVNAAALQQLSSSGLASILNTFSGGGLENYSLFAMGVSPYITAQIVVQLLQMDIVPKFVEWSKQGEVGRRKLNQATRWLTIVLGFVQSIGITAGFNALSTIKLVNNPGMKAYLTIGLILTAGTMFATWMGDMITERGLGNGVSMLIFAGIIAQMPSAIQQLWTDQITGESGSALWMGIGFIALVVVALLIIVAFVTWVQQAERRLPIQYTRRTTVSPANSYLPLKINVSGVIPVIFAGSVISTPQTILMAFQQNHSGDTWYQVMTSIFNLQSGPGITLYIFLIVVFTFFYAFVQVNPEKLAENLQKQGSYISGVWPGKGTQDFVSGLLMRLSTVGSLFLGLISLIPLIASNVWNLSQSIGLGGTSLLIVVQIALDVVRQLNGLTMKREYIGFIHE, from the coding sequence ATGTTCACAACCGTCAAAAACGCGTTCCGGGTCAAAGAAATTCGACACCGGATCTTCTTTACCCTGTTCGTGTTGATTGTTTACCGGTTGGGAGCTTCGATCACCGTTCCGGGAGTTAACGCTGCGGCCTTGCAGCAACTCTCGTCATCGGGATTAGCATCTATTCTTAATACCTTTAGTGGTGGGGGTTTGGAAAACTACTCCCTCTTTGCGATGGGGGTTTCGCCGTATATTACGGCCCAAATTGTCGTTCAACTGCTACAAATGGACATCGTGCCGAAGTTCGTTGAATGGTCAAAACAGGGTGAAGTTGGACGGCGGAAATTAAACCAGGCGACTAGGTGGTTAACGATTGTGTTGGGCTTTGTCCAGTCGATCGGGATCACCGCCGGGTTCAACGCCCTCTCCACCATTAAACTGGTGAATAATCCGGGGATGAAGGCCTACCTCACGATTGGTCTCATCCTGACGGCTGGAACAATGTTTGCGACCTGGATGGGGGACATGATTACCGAGCGGGGACTTGGGAACGGGGTTTCCATGTTGATCTTTGCCGGGATCATCGCCCAGATGCCAAGCGCAATCCAGCAGTTGTGGACGGATCAAATCACTGGCGAATCCGGGAGTGCCCTTTGGATGGGCATCGGGTTCATTGCGCTGGTTGTGGTGGCTTTGCTGATCATCGTTGCCTTTGTAACGTGGGTTCAGCAAGCTGAACGGCGTTTGCCGATTCAGTACACCCGGCGGACGACCGTCTCGCCGGCCAATAGCTACCTGCCATTAAAGATTAACGTTTCCGGGGTGATCCCGGTTATCTTTGCCGGTTCGGTTATTTCGACGCCGCAAACGATCTTAATGGCCTTTCAGCAAAATCATTCCGGGGATACTTGGTACCAAGTTATGACCAGTATCTTTAACCTTCAATCGGGTCCCGGGATAACCCTGTACATCTTCTTGATCGTTGTGTTTACCTTCTTCTACGCCTTCGTTCAGGTTAACCCGGAAAAATTAGCCGAAAACTTGCAAAAGCAAGGCTCCTACATTTCGGGGGTTTGGCCGGGGAAGGGGACCCAAGACTTTGTCTCGGGGCTCCTGATGCGGCTATCGACCGTTGGGTCCCTTTTCTTGGGCCTGATTTCTCTGATTCCATTGATTGCTTCCAACGTTTGGAACTTAAGCCAATCAATCGGGCTTGGGGGAACGAGTTTACTGATCGTCGTCCAAATCGCCTTGGACGTCGTCCGGCAACTAAACGGGTTGACGATGAAGCGTGAATACATTGGGTTTATCCATGAATAG
- the rplF gene encoding 50S ribosomal protein L6 — protein sequence MSRIGYKEIDLPAGVEVSQEGNVVTVKGPKGTLSREISPLITMSVEGNVVKFERSGEDNKVRALHGTTRANVNNMVEGVVNGFKKTLKLVGVGYRAQFKGDKLILTVGYSNPVEMTKPAEVEVAVPDNTTIEISGIDKQEVGDFAAEVRAVRSPEPYKGKGIRYENEHIVRKEGKTGK from the coding sequence ATGAGTCGTATTGGTTACAAGGAAATTGATTTGCCAGCAGGCGTTGAAGTTTCTCAAGAAGGTAACGTGGTTACTGTTAAGGGACCAAAGGGGACCCTTTCTCGTGAAATTTCTCCGCTGATCACGATGTCCGTTGAAGGCAACGTGGTTAAGTTCGAACGTTCTGGCGAAGATAACAAGGTCCGTGCCCTGCACGGGACTACCCGCGCCAACGTTAACAACATGGTTGAAGGGGTCGTTAATGGATTCAAGAAGACCTTGAAGCTCGTCGGGGTTGGGTACCGTGCCCAATTCAAGGGTGACAAGTTGATCTTGACTGTTGGTTACTCTAACCCAGTTGAAATGACGAAGCCTGCTGAAGTGGAAGTTGCTGTTCCAGACAACACCACGATTGAAATCAGTGGGATTGACAAGCAAGAAGTTGGTGACTTCGCTGCTGAAGTTCGTGCCGTTCGTTCACCTGAACCATACAAGGGTAAGGGTATTCGTTACGAAAACGAACACATCGTCCGCAAGGAAGGTAAGACTGGTAAGTAA
- a CDS encoding type Z 30S ribosomal protein S14, which translates to MAKKSMIAKSERPAKFSTQEYTRCERCGRPHSVYRKFHLCRICLRDLAHKGQIPGMKKASW; encoded by the coding sequence TTGGCTAAAAAATCAATGATCGCTAAGAGCGAACGTCCGGCCAAGTTCTCAACGCAAGAATACACGCGTTGCGAACGTTGTGGCCGCCCACACTCCGTTTACCGTAAGTTCCACCTCTGCCGGATTTGCTTACGTGACCTTGCCCACAAGGGACAGATTCCTGGTATGAAGAAGGCTAGTTGGTAA
- the rplX gene encoding 50S ribosomal protein L24, whose protein sequence is MFLKTGDKVRVITGKDKGQEGTIKKTFAKENRVIVEGVNKIKKHQKPSNMNPNGGIIDTEAPINASNVMLLDPSTNEPTRVGFEVVDGKKVRVAKKSGKQID, encoded by the coding sequence ATGTTTTTAAAGACAGGTGACAAAGTTCGCGTCATCACCGGTAAGGACAAGGGTCAAGAAGGTACGATCAAGAAGACCTTCGCCAAGGAAAACCGGGTGATCGTTGAAGGTGTTAACAAGATCAAGAAACACCAAAAGCCAAGTAACATGAACCCTAACGGCGGGATCATCGACACTGAAGCACCGATTAACGCTTCAAACGTGATGCTGCTTGACCCATCAACGAACGAACCAACTCGGGTTGGCTTTGAAGTCGTTGACGGCAAGAAGGTTCGGGTTGCCAAGAAGTCTGGCAAGCAAATCGACTAA